The Streptomyces sp. NBC_01463 DNA window CCGGTCCGATCATGGCCATGGACAGCCGGGTGAACTCACTGGTCAGCCAGGCGGGCGGCACCTGGCGCGGCCGGCGGCCGTGATGCGCGAGGAGCTCGTCGACGGACCGGGTCAGCACCTTCACCACCACGTCGAGGTCACCGTCGACCCCGTGACCGCGCCCCCTGGCGCGCTCGGCCTCCTGCGTCAGGAACTCCGTCCACACCGACCGCCACATCGTGAGGTGCTCGTCCATCTCCCGGCTCACCCCGAGCACCTCGACGAACGCGACCCGCGCCTCCTGCGGGTCCCGCGTGACGGCCCGGACGTAGGCGTCGAAGAGCCTGCGGACCCGCTCCTCGGTCGGACACGTCTCCATGCCCTCGGCGGTCAGCTCCACCTCGGACGCCCGCATCCCGCGGGTCGCGACGTCGTCGTACAGATCGACGAGCAGGGCCTCGCGCGACGCGAACTCGCGGTAGAAGTCCCGCACTTCCACGTGCGCCGCGGCGCACAGGTCCTGGACGGAGGTATGGGCATAGCCGTACACGGCGAACAACGTGCGCCCGGCCGCCATGAGTTGTGCGCGCACCCCGCCGGGTTCCCGCGCCGCCCTCGCTCCGTTCCACAGCTCCACTGCCACATCCACCACCGGTCCTCCTCAGTCCGTCCGGCCCCCGGGCCCCCGGGCCCCCGAGTCCCCGGGCCCCCGGTCCACTCTCCTCGCTCCACCGCACCGACGGCGGAACCGCCACACCGGCGAACGGCCGTACGCTTCACCCGGCCACTCCGACGTCCTCGGCGTCCGCGGCCCGGATGGCCGCGACACGCTCACGCCAGGGCAACGGCTCGGGCGCCTTGAAGTTCTCGTCGAAGGGCGGCGGTTCCCATCTGGCCGTGTGTGCCTCCCACGCGGCCTCCCGGGAGCACGGCCCGCAC harbors:
- a CDS encoding TetR/AcrR family transcriptional regulator, whose amino-acid sequence is MVDVAVELWNGARAAREPGGVRAQLMAAGRTLFAVYGYAHTSVQDLCAAAHVEVRDFYREFASREALLVDLYDDVATRGMRASEVELTAEGMETCPTEERVRRLFDAYVRAVTRDPQEARVAFVEVLGVSREMDEHLTMWRSVWTEFLTQEAERARGRGHGVDGDLDVVVKVLTRSVDELLAHHGRRPRQVPPAWLTSEFTRLSMAMIGPADGSAAGVADAVSG